The proteins below come from a single Benincasa hispida cultivar B227 chromosome 4, ASM972705v1, whole genome shotgun sequence genomic window:
- the LOC120075293 gene encoding UPF0481 protein At3g47200-like translates to MGDSDIEIMKEANDESYDVVEIISEVDQKLCDNVVICIEEKLERLPHVNANCKSIYQVPKGLREMNDKAYTPQFISIGPFHYGTRTNLIANEHYKVQGFFNFLRRLNNKYKIQSLEDSGHVKITTSLLKVLVEKACCSVKEAHNCYAEPINMKEEEFFTMMLVDACFIVEFLILWVCENLLQRRGKFFQIQDNVDFSFYHGIEFDILIDLIKLENQVPFILLQNLFDLIPKLDDDPMISSLIRLTDIALKGFGLVSRYEIDDLYYKEPKHLLDFLSFYFLPLPPDDMQNKQDEIKNIEKKNNDFRKLLSCLWNKKPDHEKNSYQQWRLSPPSTTELCEAGITIKVADNENLCLTNISFKNGVLEIPPIIIESTFEIVVRNLIAFDHYPAGNQKQYVIQYVLFLDDLISTEEDVHLLVKAGVIINTFGGSDKEISDMFNNFSKFAIFPVTSHFDDMSQALRVHCNGRWNKAKASLKRNYFNTPWAVISFIAATFLILLTLLQTIFSAISAFPS, encoded by the coding sequence ATGGGAGATAGTGACattgaaataatgaaagaaGCAAACGACGAATCTTATGATGTGGTAGAAATAATTAGTGAAGTTGATCAAAAGCTTTGTGATAATGTTGTGATATGCATCGAAGAAAAGTTGGAACGACTGCCTCATGTTAATGCAAATTGCAAGAGTATCTATCAAGTTCCGAAAGGCCTACGTGAGATGAATGATAAAGCCTATACCCCTCAATTCATTTCCATCGGCCCTTTTCATTATGGTACTCGAACGAATTTGATAGCCAATGAACATTATAAGGTTCAAGGTTTTTTTAACTTTCTACGTCGTTTAAATAATAAGTACAAGATTCAATCATTGGAAGACAGCGGCCACGTTAAAATTACCACATCATTATTGAAGGTCCTAGTTGAAAAAGCCTGTTGTTCGGTGAAAGAAGCCCATAATTGCTATGCAGAACCAATAAACATGAAGGAAGAGGAGTTTTTTACAATGATGCTTGTGGATGCTTGTTTCATAGTAGAGTTTTTAATATTATGGGTTTGTGAAAATCTATTGCAACGACGTGGTAAATTCTTTCAAATTCAAGACAATGTAGATTTTTCATTCTACCATGGAATAGAGTTCGATATACTTATTGACTTGATTAAGTTAGAAAATCAAGTCCCTTTCATTCTTCTCCAAAATCTATTTGACCTGATTCCAAAATTAGATGATGACCCCATGATCTCCTCCTTGATACGTCTTACAGATATAGCGCTTAAGGGGTTTGGGTTGGTGAGCAGATATGAGATTGATGATTTGTATTATAAAGAACCAAAGCACTTGCTTGATttcctaagtttctacttcCTCCCTTTGCCCCCTGATGATATGCAGAACAAGCAAGATGAGATAAAAAATATTGAGAAGAAGAATAATGATTTTCGTAAGCTTCTTTCGTGTCTTTGGAATAAGAAGCCTGATCATGAGAAAAATAGTTATCAGCAATGGAGGTTGAGTCCTCCCTCCACAACTGAGCTCTGCGAGGCTGGTATCACCATCAAAGTAGCAGATAACGAAAATTTATGTTTGACAAACATAAGCTTCAAAAATGGGGTTTTGGAAATCCCACCTATAATTATTGAAAGTACCTTCGAAATTGTGGTACGAAACCTGATAGCATTTGATCATTACCCGGCAGGAAATCAGAAGCAGTATGTAATCCAATATGTGTTATTTTTGGACGATTTGATAAGCACGGAGGAAGACGTGCATTTACTTGTGAAGGCTGGAGTCATAATCAACACTTTTGGTGGCAGTGATAAAGAAATTTCAGATATGTTTAACAATTTCTCTAAATTTGCAATCTTCCCAGTTACTTCCCACTTTGATGATATGAGCCAAGCTTTACGTGTGCATTGTAATGGAAGGTGGAACAAGGCCAAAGCTTCCCTCAAACGTAACTATTTCAATACGCCATGGGCCGTTATCTCCTTCATTGCTGCAACTTTCCTCATTCTTCTCACCCTCCTTCAAACGATTTTCTCTGCTATCTCTGCATTTCCTAGCTAG